From Salvelinus sp. IW2-2015 linkage group LG33, ASM291031v2, whole genome shotgun sequence, one genomic window encodes:
- the LOC111958097 gene encoding unconventional myosin-Ih-like has protein sequence MNRCPTFTRVRVVVYGPLADASGCAQGQLDMEGALTARDRVGIQDFVLKTYIGTLLVSVNPYKELDIYSKKQMDIYMGVNFFELPPHIFALADNAYHTMLTEANNHFILISGESGAGKTEASKKILQYYAVSCPSTTLLDSVRDRMLLSNPVLEAFGNSKTLKNDNSSRFGKYMDIQFDIQGDAVGGHILSYLLEKSRVVHQNHGERNFHIFYQLVKGGEEDLLHQLGLESNCQHYSYLVQGECANVTSINDKNDWTTVRNALSVIDFDESDIQHLLGVIASVLHLGNVQFEPDSKGYATLSNSAVLRWVSTLLGVNVQVLQEGLTSRKIEAKTDEVLSPFTVDHAIYARDALAKAIYGRTFTWLVNKINDSMENKDSSRKTVIGLLDIYGFEVFYVNSFEQFCINYCNEKLQQLFIQLTLKSEQEEYEAESIGVLFGSV, from the exons ATGAACCGCTGCCCCAccttcacaag GGTGAGGGTGGTGGTTTACGGGCCGCTGGCCGACGCCTCC GGGTGTGCCCAGGGTCAGCTGGACATGGAGGGGGCTCTGACCGCACGGGACCGCGTGGGGATCCAGGACTTTGTCCT GAAGACCTATATAGGCACTCTGCTAGTGTCTGTGAACCCCTACAAAGAGTTGGATATCTACAGTAAAAAACAGATGGATATATACATGGGCGTCAACTTTTTTGAGCTTCCACCGCATAT TTTTGCCCTGGCAGACAACGCCTACCACACCATGCTGACTGAGGCCAACAACCACTTCATCCTCATCTCTGGGGAGAGTGGTGCCGGCAAGACCGAGGCTTCCAAGAAGATCCTGCAGTACTACGCTGTGAGCTGCCCCAGTACCACCCTACTGGACAGCGTCAGGGACCGGATGCTGTTGTCCAACCCTGTGCTGGAG GCTTTCGGCAACTCCAAAACACTGAAGAATGACAACTCTAGCCGCTTCGGGAAGTACATGGATATCCAGTTTGACATCCAG GGGGATGCCGTGGGGGGGCACATCCTGAGCTACCTGCTGGAGAAGTCCAGAGTGGTCCACCAGAACCACGGAGAGAGGAACTTCCACATCTTCTATCAGCtggtgaagggaggagaggaggacctgCTGCATCAGCTAGGCCTCGAGAGCAACTGCCAGCACTACAGCTACCTGGTGCAA GGCGAGTGTGCCAACGTGACCTCAATCAATGACAAGAATGACTGGACGACAGTGAGAAACGCCCTGTCCGTCATCGACTTTGATGAGAGTGACATACAA CACCTGTTAGGGGTCATAGCAAGCGTCCTCCACTTAGGGAACGTGCAGTTTGAGCCTGACAGCAAAGGCTACGCCACGTTGAGCAACAGCGCTGTGCTCCGCTGGGTTTCAACA TTGCTGGGCGTCAATGTTCAagtgctgcaggaggggctgacATCCAGGAAGATTGAGGCCAAAACGGATGAg GTGCTCAGCCCATTCACAGTGGACCATGCCATCTATGCCAGAGATGCCCTCGCCAAAGCCATCTATGGACGCACCTTCACCTGGCTGGTCAATAAAATCAACGACTCCATGGAAAATAAG GACTCGTCAAGGAAGACAGTAATTGGTCTCCTAGACATATATGGCTTTGAAGTTTTCTATGTCAACAG TTTTGAACAGTTCTGTATAAACTACTGCAACGAGAAACTGCAGCAGCTTTTCATCCAGCTGACCTTGAAGTCGGAGCAGGAGGAGTACGAAGCAGAGAGCATTGGG GTTCTATTCGGTTCTGTTTAG